The sequence below is a genomic window from Mycobacteroides abscessus ATCC 19977.
ACGTGAATCTTCATGAGCTGGCGGGCATGCGGCTGCACCGTCTCGTCCATCATGGTCTCGCGTTGTGCGCGGTCGAGCACCTCCTCGACCAGCAGCAGGCCCCCGAGGCCCGACGGTCCCAGCGGCACCAGGCCGAGGAGCCGGATGACGCGGGTCGCGAACTTGGGATAGGTGTATGGCTCGACACCCATCTTGTTCACCAGCCGGCCGAACATCGTGGAGTGCCGGGCTTCTTCACTCACCTCGGTCAGCGCGTAGCGGCCGTGATCGGTCGCTCCCCCGTTCTGTTCCACCACCTGCCGCCACAGCATGGCGCTGAGCCCGGTCTCGACGTAAATACCGAAGCTCAATATCGATCCGAGCTCGTGCCGGGTCAGCTCGATGCGCTGCTCCTGGGTCAGCTTGTCCCACAGCTTGGTTCCGTACAGCGACGTGCGGCGCGGCGTCGCCCAGTACAGACCGGGCACCGGCGGGGCATCCCAGTCGATGTCCACCTCACCGTCGTAGGCCCGTTCCGCCGCCGAACGCAGCAACCGTTGCGCCGTCTTCTCCCGATCTCCAACGGACTTACCGCGCACCGACGAGGCTCCGGCCTCGTGGAGCGCCCTTGGCTGGTCGATGGTCGTCATTGATCCCGCCCTCCAATTTTGTGCATTACTTAAAGTACCCGTTACTTCTAATACCGTTAATTGAGTCTCATCCCCGCGCGCTGGTTTGTCAATCCCCACGGGCAACATCAAAGAAGTCCACGACCTCTGAGAATCGCTCGCGCAGCTCCGGTTCTGAACATGCCCGCGTCCTCGGCGATGTCGAAGTATCCCCGCAGCAATACCGAGTTCCGGTGGCGAAGGTTCTCGCTCCGCGCAGCGGCGCGGCGCCCCTTGCGCGGCGTCAGACCCACACCGGCATACACCTGCGGCCGCACTATCAATGACGTCGCCAACACCGTCAGGAGCGCAAGCGATACATCCGCCCAGGCCGCCGGGAGGTATTTACGGGCGTCTACCGCCCGGTACAGCTCATCCTCGGCGAACTCGAGTTGGCGGCGGCTGACCAGAACGCAGATCTTCGCGACCTGGCGAACCACGGGCTGCGCCAGCCCGTCGGCCTCAAGCTCGGACATCAGCTGATGAATCAGCTTGTGCAACAACAGGATGAAGCCGCGCCCCAGGGGCCCGTGCGGGATGGCCGGAACGCCGAAGCGCTGCAGCCGCTGCACCGCCATCGGGGCGGGCTGTAGTTCCAGCCCCGTCTTATTGATCAGCCGGCCCACCATGGTGGCATTACGGCTGATATCTCGAACACTGGCCAGCTGAAAGCGCGTGTAGTCGTCAGCCAGGGTGTTGCCCTCGATGACGTCACGGAACATCAGCGACGCCAGCGCACCCTGGGCATCCATGACGAAACTGAGCAGACTGACCAGTTCGCGGCACGCCAACTCGCCGCGCTGCGCGTCCGAAAGCATGTCCCACTCCTGGGTGCCAAAGAGCGAAAGCCGATGTGCGGCCAGCCAATGCTTGCCCGAGTCCAGGGGCGCATCCCAATCGATGTCGAGCTCGGGGTCGTAGCTGAGTTCGGTCGCCTCGAAGAGCAACCGGCGCGCCGTCTTGAGTCGATCCCCCACCCGCCGGCGCCGGGTGGGCATATCGCCTCCCACGGTGGTGGCCGGGGTGAATTCGTAGTCGGCGTAGTTGATGTCTTTGTAGCTGCTGGACGTCACGTCACTGCCTTCTGATCAGCCAAGATTAAGTATCCGTACCACAAAGTATGGGGTACTGTCTGTTACGACTATGCGAGCGAGTCTGTCGGGACGGTGTCCCGATTGTCAAGAGGCAACCGAGCCGGACGGAGAGTCATGAGCCTTCCCCACCAGGAGGACACCAACAGTGTCTTCACCCACAGCCCACACGACGATTCGGACTACATCGGCGAAGCGACGGTCACCGTGCGCGGCACCGACATCCCCGTCGAGTTGGAATTGAAGGGCTACAGCGAGCCAATCGACGGCGTCTTCCGCTGGATCGGCCGCATCAGGCCGAACGAGCAATTGACCGCGATCGTCGGCGACGAGGCCCGCGTCAAGGCCACCATCCGCACCACGCACAGCGCCCGGGACGCGTT
It includes:
- a CDS encoding diiron oxygenase; this encodes MTSSSYKDINYADYEFTPATTVGGDMPTRRRRVGDRLKTARRLLFEATELSYDPELDIDWDAPLDSGKHWLAAHRLSLFGTQEWDMLSDAQRGELACRELVSLLSFVMDAQGALASLMFRDVIEGNTLADDYTRFQLASVRDISRNATMVGRLINKTGLELQPAPMAVQRLQRFGVPAIPHGPLGRGFILLLHKLIHQLMSELEADGLAQPVVRQVAKICVLVSRRQLEFAEDELYRAVDARKYLPAAWADVSLALLTVLATSLIVRPQVYAGVGLTPRKGRRAAARSENLRHRNSVLLRGYFDIAEDAGMFRTGAARAILRGRGLL
- a CDS encoding DUF4873 domain-containing protein, which translates into the protein MSLPHQEDTNSVFTHSPHDDSDYIGEATVTVRGTDIPVELELKGYSEPIDGVFRWIGRIRPNEQLTAIVGDEARVKATIRTTHSARDAFIGDPDPWNRYRVIGKSTPPFHVATDLSEVEAE
- a CDS encoding AurF N-oxygenase family protein gives rise to the protein MTTIDQPRALHEAGASSVRGKSVGDREKTAQRLLRSAAERAYDGEVDIDWDAPPVPGLYWATPRRTSLYGTKLWDKLTQEQRIELTRHELGSILSFGIYVETGLSAMLWRQVVEQNGGATDHGRYALTEVSEEARHSTMFGRLVNKMGVEPYTYPKFATRVIRLLGLVPLGPSGLGGLLLVEEVLDRAQRETMMDETVQPHARQLMKIHVLEEARHITYAREELVRQIAERGPVSNAIHRAIFALAVIGIYPVLFNPKAYRAVGIHPLRGFFAFLTSPHYRENATWVSEPLMRFMHEIGFLDGKFTGRLLRMSRAMPEDILAEIKAR